A single region of the Prevotella sp. HUN102 genome encodes:
- a CDS encoding malate dehydrogenase — MGFLTNEKIVIVGAGGMIGSNMAQSVLTLGLTPNVCLYDIFEPGLHGVANEIAQCGFPGANVTWTTNPEEAFTGAKYIISSGGAPRKEGMTREDLLKGNCQIAAEFGENIKKYCPDVKFVVVIFNPADVTALTALIHSGLKPNQLTSLAALDSTRLQQALALEFGVQQDKVTGAHTYGGHGEQMAVFASKVKIDGKPLSEMGLSEERWAEIKHNTVQGGSAIIKLRGRSSFQSPAHNAVKMIEAAMGGEKFTLPAGCYVNNDELGFHNVMMAMPTVIDTDGVHYDLPTGTEEEMASLKASYEHLCKMREEIIGLGIVPAVADWKKDNANL; from the coding sequence ATGGGATTTTTAACTAATGAGAAAATCGTTATCGTCGGTGCAGGCGGTATGATCGGTTCTAATATGGCTCAGAGCGTTCTGACGCTTGGTCTTACTCCAAACGTATGCCTTTATGATATCTTCGAGCCGGGCCTCCACGGCGTGGCAAACGAAATTGCGCAGTGTGGTTTCCCGGGCGCAAACGTTACTTGGACCACCAACCCTGAGGAAGCATTCACAGGTGCCAAGTACATCATTTCTTCTGGTGGTGCTCCACGTAAGGAAGGTATGACACGCGAGGACCTGCTCAAAGGCAACTGCCAGATTGCTGCTGAGTTCGGCGAAAACATCAAGAAGTATTGCCCAGACGTTAAGTTCGTCGTTGTCATCTTCAACCCGGCTGACGTAACTGCGCTTACAGCCCTCATCCATTCAGGCCTGAAGCCAAACCAACTTACCTCTTTGGCTGCGCTCGACTCAACCCGTTTGCAGCAGGCACTCGCATTGGAGTTCGGCGTTCAGCAAGACAAGGTAACAGGTGCGCACACTTACGGCGGGCACGGCGAGCAGATGGCAGTATTCGCTTCTAAGGTAAAGATCGACGGCAAACCATTGTCTGAAATGGGTCTTTCTGAAGAGCGTTGGGCCGAAATCAAGCACAACACCGTTCAGGGTGGCTCGGCAATCATCAAACTTCGCGGCCGCAGCTCATTCCAGAGCCCTGCTCACAACGCTGTGAAGATGATTGAAGCTGCTATGGGTGGCGAGAAGTTCACATTGCCGGCAGGTTGCTACGTGAACAACGACGAGCTCGGATTCCACAATGTAATGATGGCTATGCCGACAGTTATCGACACCGACGGCGTTCACTACGATTTGCCAACCGGTACAGAAGAGGAAATGGCATCTCTCAAGGCTTCTTACGAGCACCTCTGCAAGATGC
- a CDS encoding aminopeptidase P family protein has product MNTINERISALRELMQREHLSAFIFPSTDPHNSEYVADHWKGREWISGFNGSAGTAVVTMTGAALWTDSRYFIAAAEQLDGTGFELMKLRMPGTPSVAEWLAAELSEVRSPEIGVDGSVNSYAEVEALIGEMRKSGGITVRTNLDPLEELWTDRPAIPQNEVVVHPMEYAGETASSKIERIRKALRAQHADGILVTALDDIAWTLNLRGSDVHCNPVFVAYLLISTTKATLFVDGAKLTSDVETYLKDEGIAIRGYDEVKQGLANYEEYNILLDADAVNYTLAKCLKCPAVVYGSSPIPALKAVKNETEIKGFRNAMIRDGVAMVKFLKWLKPAVEAGGETEMSLDAKLTGLRAEQALFKGISFDTIVGYEAHGAIVHYEATPETDIPVLPKGLVLIDSGAQYLDGTTDITRTIALGPVTDEQKKIYTLVLKGHIQLDLCKFPSGACGSQIDAFARGAMWREGYNFMHGTGHGVGSYLNVHEGPHQIRMEWRPAPLVAGMTVTNEPGIYLEDKFGVRIENTLLIKPYKRTEFGDFLQFESLTLAPIDLAPIDFSMLTDEEIQWLKAYHQRVYDTLSPHLTAEESEWLKAYCRL; this is encoded by the coding sequence ATGAACACAATCAACGAAAGAATCTCGGCTCTGCGCGAGCTGATGCAGCGCGAACATCTGTCTGCTTTTATATTTCCCAGTACCGATCCGCACAACAGTGAGTACGTGGCCGACCATTGGAAAGGTCGCGAATGGATATCGGGCTTCAACGGTTCTGCCGGTACGGCAGTCGTAACGATGACGGGTGCCGCCCTGTGGACCGACTCACGGTATTTCATCGCTGCCGCCGAACAGCTCGACGGTACGGGGTTTGAACTGATGAAACTGCGTATGCCCGGTACGCCGAGCGTTGCCGAGTGGCTTGCAGCGGAACTCTCGGAAGTGAGAAGTCCCGAGATCGGCGTAGACGGGAGCGTAAACTCATACGCAGAAGTTGAAGCACTGATTGGGGAAATGCGAAAGAGCGGCGGCATCACCGTGCGCACGAATCTTGACCCATTGGAAGAATTGTGGACCGACCGGCCTGCAATTCCGCAGAACGAAGTGGTGGTGCATCCTATGGAATACGCCGGCGAGACGGCATCCTCGAAGATTGAACGCATCAGAAAGGCTCTACGGGCGCAGCACGCCGACGGAATCCTCGTTACAGCACTCGACGATATTGCGTGGACGCTGAATCTCCGCGGCAGCGACGTGCATTGCAATCCCGTGTTCGTGGCTTATCTGCTGATTTCAACCACGAAGGCAACGCTGTTTGTTGATGGCGCGAAACTCACTTCCGACGTGGAAACCTATCTGAAGGACGAAGGAATAGCCATTCGAGGATACGACGAAGTGAAGCAGGGACTGGCGAATTATGAGGAATACAACATTCTGCTGGATGCCGATGCCGTGAACTACACACTGGCAAAATGCCTGAAGTGTCCGGCAGTCGTCTACGGCTCGTCGCCCATCCCTGCGCTGAAAGCCGTGAAGAACGAGACCGAAATAAAGGGATTCCGTAATGCAATGATACGCGACGGCGTGGCTATGGTAAAGTTTCTGAAGTGGCTGAAGCCTGCCGTTGAGGCCGGAGGAGAAACGGAAATGTCGCTCGATGCGAAGCTGACCGGCCTGCGCGCCGAACAGGCATTGTTCAAAGGCATCTCGTTCGACACTATCGTAGGCTATGAGGCGCACGGCGCAATCGTGCATTACGAGGCCACTCCCGAAACCGACATTCCCGTATTGCCGAAAGGACTGGTGCTGATAGACAGCGGCGCACAATATCTGGACGGCACGACGGACATCACACGCACCATCGCCCTCGGACCGGTAACCGACGAGCAGAAGAAGATTTACACGCTCGTGCTGAAAGGCCATATCCAATTAGACCTGTGCAAGTTCCCCTCGGGGGCTTGCGGCTCGCAGATTGATGCTTTCGCACGCGGCGCAATGTGGCGCGAGGGCTACAATTTTATGCACGGAACGGGGCACGGCGTGGGCAGTTACCTGAACGTTCACGAAGGACCGCACCAGATTCGTATGGAATGGCGACCTGCGCCGTTGGTGGCTGGAATGACGGTAACCAACGAACCGGGCATCTATCTCGAAGACAAGTTCGGCGTCCGTATCGAAAACACGCTGCTCATAAAGCCCTACAAGCGCACCGAGTTCGGCGATTTCCTCCAGTTCGAATCGCTCACACTTGCTCCGATAGACCTTGCTCCGATAGATTTCTCTATGCTTACGGACGAGGAAATACAGTGGTTGAAGGCCTATCATCAGCGCGTTTACGACACCTTGTCGCCACATTTGACAGCCGAGGAAAGCGAATGGCTGAAGGCATATTGCCGATTATAG